In Acaryochloris marina S15, a single genomic region encodes these proteins:
- a CDS encoding iron uptake porin, protein MKKNIQKKTCIRIFFLGLTIAAGELAVAAAPITPLKNNQENSPIVAESGNFTKPILSQPIKIADAEELTVDELLGSESGKAYHGDRSLHELGDNSQAQVTAVGQLSDVDPTDWAFQAIQSLVERYGCVAGYPNGTFRPSRAISRREAAALVNACLDNLSNRFATKEDLDALKALQDEFAAELATLRGRVDGLEARVATVEAQQFSTTTKLQAEVVMAAQFGDFVSNAQNTIPVPLAAPNRTNGQFIPGPVIPGVLNPLAPLPVNSPRIGDSRPSAISRVRLNFNTSFRGDDLLQTQFEFGNGGLDFFSSAGLNSPVSNGVGGFPGGDPNPFPVPRVVGGTSQGNNLGVSLVDLGAVDYAGLRNGVVLRRLAYSFKPIGPDVTITAGTNIFPSDFIDSNSYANNSAQDFNSGFFINNPLIIANSTGFSAGNWVPGGAGAAVDWNVNGGPISFRALYIARDGKNAAGTSGLCDSAFPCNGGLFGDPYQASAELEYADTWGAEAQNNFAVRLQYTHSETNNVRQNALGANVEATFNRRFGFFGRIGYSINPQIVVNTVTGQRGDLFNPDPNNVLGTGIGNTGISNYILTWMGGLGIRDLGAPGSLLAVAIGQPFVVAGDGQPSQTNFEAFYRFSINDNITLTPTVMFISNPFNVSGNNDVIQGLLRATFSF, encoded by the coding sequence ATGAAAAAAAATATTCAAAAAAAGACTTGTATTAGGATATTCTTTTTGGGGCTTACGATTGCGGCAGGAGAATTAGCTGTAGCTGCAGCTCCAATCACCCCACTAAAAAATAATCAAGAGAATTCTCCTATTGTTGCTGAGTCTGGGAATTTTACGAAACCGATATTATCTCAACCCATTAAAATTGCTGATGCTGAAGAATTGACTGTTGATGAGTTACTGGGATCTGAGTCAGGCAAGGCTTACCACGGTGATCGTAGCCTGCATGAGCTGGGAGATAATTCCCAAGCTCAGGTTACTGCTGTTGGTCAACTAAGCGATGTAGACCCAACAGATTGGGCTTTTCAAGCAATTCAATCCTTAGTTGAGCGATACGGCTGTGTTGCTGGATATCCGAATGGAACATTTAGGCCAAGCCGGGCTATTTCTCGACGAGAAGCTGCTGCTTTGGTTAATGCTTGTTTGGATAACCTCAGCAATCGTTTTGCCACAAAAGAAGATTTAGATGCCCTTAAAGCGCTGCAGGATGAGTTTGCGGCAGAACTCGCCACTTTAAGAGGACGTGTTGATGGATTAGAAGCACGCGTTGCAACGGTAGAAGCACAGCAGTTTTCAACCACCACCAAACTGCAGGCTGAAGTGGTTATGGCTGCTCAGTTTGGCGACTTTGTCAGCAATGCTCAAAATACGATTCCTGTGCCACTTGCAGCTCCAAATAGAACCAATGGTCAATTTATACCAGGTCCGGTCATACCAGGAGTTTTGAACCCCTTGGCACCATTACCAGTGAACTCTCCCCGTATCGGTGACTCCCGACCATCTGCAATTTCCCGAGTTCGGCTGAATTTTAATACCAGCTTTCGTGGCGATGATTTATTACAAACTCAGTTTGAATTTGGCAATGGGGGACTGGACTTCTTTTCATCTGCGGGTCTTAACTCTCCTGTCTCTAATGGAGTGGGTGGTTTCCCCGGAGGGGACCCAAATCCTTTTCCCGTTCCCCGTGTTGTGGGTGGCACCTCACAGGGCAATAATCTTGGGGTATCTCTGGTTGATTTAGGAGCTGTTGACTACGCCGGACTTAGAAACGGTGTTGTTTTGCGGCGGTTAGCGTATAGTTTTAAACCCATTGGCCCAGATGTAACAATTACTGCGGGAACGAACATATTCCCAAGCGATTTTATTGATAGTAATAGCTATGCTAATAATTCTGCCCAAGATTTCAATTCCGGCTTTTTCATCAATAATCCTTTAATTATTGCTAACTCTACTGGATTCTCTGCTGGTAATTGGGTTCCTGGTGGTGCAGGAGCTGCCGTTGACTGGAATGTTAACGGTGGACCAATCAGTTTCCGAGCTCTTTACATCGCAAGAGATGGGAAGAATGCAGCAGGTACTAGTGGTTTATGTGATTCAGCATTTCCTTGTAACGGTGGACTCTTTGGCGATCCTTACCAGGCTTCAGCTGAATTAGAGTATGCCGATACTTGGGGTGCAGAAGCCCAGAATAACTTTGCTGTTCGATTGCAATATACTCATTCAGAGACGAATAACGTTCGGCAGAATGCCCTTGGTGCCAACGTTGAGGCAACTTTTAATCGCCGATTTGGGTTCTTTGGTCGGATTGGCTATTCGATTAACCCACAGATTGTCGTTAATACAGTCACTGGGCAACGAGGCGATCTGTTTAACCCTGATCCCAATAATGTATTGGGTACGGGTATCGGAAACACCGGCATTAGCAACTACATTCTGACGTGGATGGGCGGCTTGGGCATCCGGGATTTAGGCGCACCGGGCTCACTGCTGGCTGTTGCGATAGGTCAACCCTTTGTGGTTGCGGGTGATGGTCAACCGTCTCAAACTAACTTTGAAGCGTTTTATCGTTTTTCGATTAACGACAATATTACTCTGACACCCACTGTAATGTTTATTTCTAATCCCTTTAACGTGAGTGGAAATAACGATGTTATTCAGGGGCTACTTCGGGCGACGTTCTCGTTCTAA
- a CDS encoding M48 family metallopeptidase encodes MSFVSFRFCLLFTVASSLVSGATDGVAIEQVEWLPVSSEASDIRSLQPPKSSHLSAAPLSQTDSSASTLAVAQANRDLSQSEETADAPPEPSVSEAEATSVPVDTNPGKDETDELSQSKDADGVDDQASQSPEEKARQKLLIEADQLYQSGQIKAASALYQQAKRPFSDSATAKPLAEPMQDSAQLSPGGRVYWREAKAGSELNLKTRIFVPLRLLVKEYPEFVPGHLRLAEELVADGKVDEALAVMARAAALYPNQPELQKGLMQQQTQVKQWLEASITARQFALLNPDHPEAPEFARLSEEYQDRFRARLRTQITNNTIGSFITGALGIAITGSPIPGLSALQTSILLLRGETAVGDAIANRAKDQLPLIEDPGVQDYVDRIAQKLTPIAGREFNYQFYVVNNEKLNAFALPGGKIFINGGAILKSNSEAELAGLIAHELSHAVLSHGFQIATESAEAGGLTRLIPYVGGLFTSLVVADYSREMERQADVLGTRLLASANYAADGLRNLMVTLSKEDKPFVAPWFSSHPGSVERVQYLETLITDNGYNRYAYEGIEEHQRIQELVRAELKKAKEEEEQSEDSSEQSESDTNPTKNDTNSDTESQSSSTSPSEKVPSIEESQTNLEENTPKLSAEEQTSDSALPNQPATTDPSERKNEPN; translated from the coding sequence ATGTCCTTCGTCTCTTTTAGATTCTGTCTGCTTTTTACCGTTGCCAGTTCTCTGGTGAGTGGGGCTACGGATGGGGTAGCGATTGAGCAGGTTGAATGGTTGCCTGTATCATCAGAAGCTTCAGATATAAGATCGCTTCAACCACCAAAATCTAGCCATTTATCTGCTGCGCCCCTGAGTCAAACGGATAGCTCAGCCTCGACTTTAGCTGTTGCCCAGGCCAATCGTGATCTATCTCAGTCTGAAGAGACAGCCGATGCTCCTCCGGAACCATCAGTGTCTGAGGCAGAGGCCACATCTGTTCCGGTAGATACGAATCCTGGAAAAGATGAGACAGATGAACTGTCCCAATCTAAAGATGCTGATGGTGTTGATGATCAAGCATCACAGTCTCCGGAGGAAAAAGCTAGGCAAAAGTTGCTGATAGAGGCTGATCAGCTATATCAATCGGGTCAAATTAAAGCTGCTTCCGCCCTCTATCAGCAAGCGAAACGCCCATTCTCGGATAGTGCTACAGCGAAACCTCTGGCTGAGCCGATGCAGGATTCAGCTCAATTATCGCCGGGTGGGCGAGTGTATTGGCGAGAAGCCAAAGCAGGATCTGAGCTTAATCTAAAAACGAGAATTTTTGTGCCCTTGAGATTGCTGGTGAAGGAGTATCCCGAATTTGTGCCGGGACATCTACGGCTGGCAGAAGAACTTGTGGCGGATGGAAAAGTGGATGAGGCTTTAGCGGTGATGGCGCGGGCTGCTGCATTGTATCCTAATCAGCCTGAGCTGCAAAAAGGGCTCATGCAACAACAAACTCAGGTTAAACAATGGTTAGAGGCTTCGATCACAGCCCGCCAATTTGCATTGTTGAATCCAGATCATCCTGAAGCTCCGGAGTTTGCACGTTTATCGGAGGAATATCAGGATCGCTTCCGAGCCCGCTTGCGCACCCAGATTACCAATAATACGATTGGTAGTTTTATTACGGGAGCGTTGGGGATTGCGATTACGGGGAGTCCTATACCTGGCTTGTCCGCTTTGCAGACTTCCATTTTGCTATTGCGCGGGGAGACGGCAGTGGGAGATGCGATCGCAAATCGAGCCAAGGACCAACTCCCCCTCATAGAGGATCCAGGAGTCCAAGATTACGTGGATCGGATTGCCCAAAAACTAACGCCGATAGCAGGGCGGGAGTTTAACTACCAGTTCTATGTGGTCAATAACGAAAAGCTCAATGCCTTCGCATTGCCTGGGGGAAAAATCTTTATTAATGGGGGAGCCATCCTCAAAAGTAACTCTGAAGCGGAGTTAGCGGGATTGATTGCCCATGAACTGTCCCATGCAGTCCTCTCCCATGGATTTCAGATTGCGACGGAGAGTGCTGAGGCGGGTGGACTAACTCGATTAATCCCTTATGTGGGCGGTTTATTTACGAGTCTAGTGGTGGCTGACTATAGTCGAGAGATGGAACGGCAAGCTGATGTTTTGGGCACTCGTCTTTTAGCGTCTGCGAACTATGCTGCGGATGGCCTTCGTAATTTGATGGTGACTTTGAGTAAGGAAGATAAACCCTTTGTTGCCCCGTGGTTTTCGTCTCATCCTGGCAGTGTAGAGCGGGTTCAATATCTCGAAACTCTCATTACGGACAATGGCTATAATCGCTATGCCTATGAAGGCATTGAAGAGCATCAGCGAATTCAAGAGCTGGTGCGAGCCGAACTAAAAAAAGCGAAGGAGGAGGAAGAGCAATCTGAAGACTCCTCGGAGCAATCTGAGAGCGATACCAATCCAACCAAAAACGATACCAACTCTGATACGGAATCTCAGTCCTCTTCTACTTCTCCGTCAGAAAAAGTTCCATCGATAGAAGAATCACAAACTAATCTTGAAGAGAATACACCTAAATTATCTGCAGAAGAGCAAACCTCTGATTCTGCTTTACCAAACCAACCCGCAACGACTGACCCATCAGAGCGAAAGAACGAACCGAATTGA
- a CDS encoding IS5 family transposase, translated as MTRLAYDTDLTDAQWEILKPYIPDAKPGGRPRSIDMREVLNGIFYLVANGIKWRAMPHDFPKWQSTYTYFRAWEDDGTWEKLNTALRTQIRLQSGRNALPSAGSVDSQSVKTASGGQDIGFDGGKKVKGRKRTILVDTMGLVLGVCVHSAKRSDHDGMTLLATFYAAFWSCLQVIWVDSTFAGKDFMAWVGQQFGWTLEHLKRTSDEPGFTVIPKRWVVERTYAWFGHYRRLSKDYEFLPTTSEMMIFAAMVHLMVRRLEPQT; from the coding sequence ATGACACGACTAGCATACGACACTGACTTAACCGATGCCCAGTGGGAAATATTAAAACCCTATATTCCTGATGCCAAACCGGGTGGACGCCCGCGCAGTATTGATATGCGAGAGGTTTTGAATGGGATTTTTTACTTGGTTGCCAACGGGATTAAGTGGCGTGCAATGCCCCATGATTTCCCGAAATGGCAAAGCACATACACCTATTTTCGGGCTTGGGAGGACGACGGAACCTGGGAGAAGCTCAATACTGCATTGCGCACACAGATTCGCCTTCAATCAGGTCGTAATGCACTCCCCAGTGCAGGGAGTGTCGATAGCCAATCGGTCAAGACTGCCAGTGGCGGACAAGACATCGGGTTTGATGGGGGAAAGAAAGTCAAAGGACGCAAACGCACCATTTTGGTCGATACGATGGGGTTAGTGCTGGGGGTCTGTGTCCATAGTGCGAAACGTTCTGACCATGACGGAATGACCTTACTGGCAACGTTCTACGCCGCTTTTTGGAGTTGTCTCCAAGTGATTTGGGTGGATAGTACCTTTGCAGGTAAAGACTTTATGGCCTGGGTTGGCCAGCAGTTTGGTTGGACACTAGAGCACCTCAAACGCACCAGCGATGAACCAGGTTTTACAGTCATTCCGAAGCGCTGGGTTGTCGAACGCACCTATGCCTGGTTCGGTCATTATCGACGCTTGAGTAAGGATTATGAATTTTTGCCAACCACTAGCGAAATGATGATCTTTGCCGCTATGGTTCATTTGATGGTTCGTCGATTAGAGCCTCAAACTTAA
- a CDS encoding tetratricopeptide repeat protein — MALSAFLLVLLTCRVAAEPTSSEVLLSQAIPSGEQNSNANYLFQQGIKQFEVRQYQSALQSWLKALKIYQVLKSDDGELKTLNNLGLTYSNLGQYKKAIQLYEQSLTIARKIGDQKTEASSLNNLGSTYYSQKLYLKAINYHKKSLGIANQSGMKNIKADALNNLGNASYANQGYQDAFEYYLRSLEIQKKVGNRKAEIQALNQLGNSAYALGKYQKAIEFYEQFIAITNDNNNTEQKTILFTNLATAYTSVGQLPKAIEQYQQLLEFIGSANNEAKAKVLNDIGNTFFSLGQYQKSITYYQNLLEITRQLNNQESEVKALNNLGLASYSLGQHQKALEYYQQSLPIVRQLGNQESEVKALNNLGLASYSLGQYQKALEHYQQSLTIARQMGEQTIAVNSLHNLGNTTYALGQYPKALEYYQQSLSASRQIGNHTVEISSLNSLGNTYDALGQYQKAIEFYRQSSELKKKRLGEKK, encoded by the coding sequence ATGGCACTATCAGCATTTTTGCTTGTACTGTTAACTTGCAGAGTTGCTGCTGAACCAACTAGCTCTGAGGTTCTTTTATCACAAGCTATTCCTTCTGGTGAACAAAATTCAAATGCCAATTACCTTTTTCAGCAAGGAATTAAGCAGTTTGAGGTGCGTCAGTATCAATCTGCCTTGCAGTCTTGGTTGAAAGCGCTAAAAATCTACCAGGTGCTCAAGAGTGATGACGGTGAATTAAAAACTCTGAATAATCTGGGGCTTACATACTCTAATTTAGGCCAATACAAGAAAGCTATTCAGCTCTATGAACAGTCCTTAACGATTGCACGTAAAATTGGCGATCAAAAAACTGAAGCGAGTTCACTTAATAACCTGGGGTCAACTTATTACTCTCAAAAGCTATACCTAAAAGCAATTAACTACCATAAAAAATCATTAGGTATTGCTAATCAATCTGGCATGAAAAATATTAAGGCTGATGCTTTAAATAACCTTGGCAATGCTTCTTATGCAAATCAAGGATATCAAGATGCCTTTGAGTACTATCTCCGCTCTTTAGAGATTCAGAAAAAAGTAGGTAATCGCAAGGCTGAAATACAAGCTCTCAATCAGTTGGGAAATTCAGCATATGCCTTGGGTAAATATCAGAAGGCGATAGAATTCTATGAGCAGTTTATCGCCATAACCAATGACAACAATAATACTGAACAGAAAACTATTCTATTCACCAATCTAGCAACTGCTTATACTTCAGTCGGTCAACTTCCAAAGGCAATTGAGCAGTACCAACAATTATTAGAGTTCATTGGCAGTGCCAACAATGAAGCTAAGGCGAAAGTTTTAAATGATATTGGAAATACTTTTTTCTCGTTAGGTCAATACCAAAAATCAATTACATACTACCAAAACCTTTTAGAGATTACACGTCAGCTTAATAATCAAGAAAGTGAAGTAAAGGCTCTCAATAATTTAGGACTTGCATCATATTCTTTGGGCCAACATCAAAAAGCATTGGAATACTACCAACAATCCTTGCCTATCGTCCGTCAGCTTGGCAATCAAGAAAGTGAAGTAAAGGCTCTCAATAATTTAGGACTTGCATCATATTCTCTGGGTCAATATCAAAAAGCTTTGGAACATTATCAACAATCCTTAACTATTGCTCGTCAAATGGGTGAGCAAACAATCGCGGTAAATTCTTTACATAATTTAGGTAATACAACCTATGCACTAGGTCAATATCCTAAAGCACTTGAATATTATCAGCAGTCGCTATCAGCTTCAAGACAAATTGGCAATCACACTGTTGAAATATCTTCGCTGAATAGCCTGGGAAATACCTATGATGCCCTTGGACAGTACCAGAAAGCCATTGAATTCTATCGCCAATCTTCAGAATTAAAGAAGAAAAGATTAGGAGAAAAAAAATAG
- a CDS encoding DUF2808 domain-containing protein, with amino-acid sequence MMCLSILPTALLGIVITATQPYVIAANKQADVYRLAKKSTILVDGQNPGSGVIIGKQGNSYFVLTAEHVVETEDEYEIVTPDGSRYRLDYSSVRRLPNIDLAIVSFISNKNYPQAKLGNSDNVTEGDKVFIAGWPAPGKALPHVYQITSGEISGICPRPVARGYRLIYTNVTRAGMSGGPIFNEGGEVIGIHGLAEGREVYQSGYEEYPIKTGFNLGIPINTFSRAAKQVDTNIAQLPSSPSTPQQTVAKSTHLPATSKAPPASLQTTAKPAQLPAATPKAPPAPLQTTTKPAQLPATPKAPPAPLQTTAKPAQLPATTPKAPPAPLQTTAKPAQLPATTPKAPPAPLQTTAKPAQLPATTPKAPPVPLQTTAKPAQLPATTPKAPPVPLQTTAKPAQLPATTPKAPPAPLQITAKPAQLPTSPISPTTQPKSTTKLAELLDAPKIPSKNRGPQISFAQAPRLVRSQSTSKNAKELGATYYFTIDVPASANLPLQQINLTLKQGVEYPRFKARAVNAFEGTPRNKGTELPLGLIVTDPPTRTLTVVFDSPVVPGKGVTIAVRPVRNPSVGTYQFEATAFPEGDTAKGQFAGIGRFDFYRSSK; translated from the coding sequence ATGATGTGTTTATCCATATTACCGACAGCACTTCTGGGCATAGTAATTACAGCAACCCAACCTTATGTAATTGCTGCAAACAAACAAGCTGATGTTTACCGCTTAGCTAAAAAAAGCACCATTCTGGTTGATGGGCAAAATCCTGGCTCCGGCGTAATTATTGGCAAACAAGGAAATAGCTATTTTGTTCTAACTGCTGAACATGTTGTTGAAACGGAAGATGAATATGAAATAGTGACACCCGACGGATCAAGATATCGTTTGGATTACAGCTCTGTTAGAAGGTTGCCAAACATTGATCTTGCTATTGTGTCATTCATCAGTAATAAAAATTACCCTCAAGCTAAACTAGGCAACTCCGATAACGTCACAGAAGGAGACAAAGTATTCATTGCTGGCTGGCCAGCACCGGGTAAAGCGCTCCCTCACGTCTATCAGATTACAAGTGGAGAAATCTCTGGCATTTGCCCACGCCCTGTTGCTAGAGGCTATCGGTTAATCTACACAAATGTTACTCGTGCCGGTATGAGTGGTGGCCCCATTTTTAATGAAGGTGGGGAAGTTATCGGTATTCATGGATTAGCTGAAGGTAGAGAGGTCTATCAGTCAGGGTATGAAGAATACCCCATTAAAACTGGATTTAACCTTGGTATTCCGATAAACACATTCTCTAGAGCCGCAAAGCAAGTAGATACCAATATTGCTCAATTGCCTAGTTCTCCCTCTACACCTCAACAAACAGTTGCGAAGTCGACTCACCTACCGGCAACTTCTAAAGCACCACCAGCTTCCCTACAAACAACTGCAAAGCCAGCTCAGCTGCCCGCCGCTACTCCCAAAGCACCACCAGCTCCTCTACAAACAACTACAAAACCAGCTCAGCTACCGGCAACTCCTAAAGCACCACCAGCTCCCCTACAAACAACTGCAAAACCAGCTCAGCTGCCCGCTACTACTCCCAAAGCACCACCAGCTCCCCTACAAACAACTGCAAAGCCAGCTCAGCTGCCCGCTACTACTCCCAAAGCACCACCAGCTCCCCTACAAACAACTGCAAAGCCAGCTCAGCTGCCCGCTACTACTCCCAAAGCACCACCAGTTCCCCTACAAACAACTGCAAAGCCAGCTCAGTTACCTGCCACTACTCCCAAAGCACCACCAGTTCCCCTACAAACAACTGCAAAGCCAGCTCAGTTACCTGCCACTACTCCTAAAGCACCTCCAGCTCCTCTACAAATAACTGCAAAACCAGCTCAGCTACCTACTTCTCCTATAAGTCCTACAACTCAACCTAAATCGACAACCAAGTTAGCTGAATTGCTGGATGCTCCCAAAATTCCATCTAAAAACCGTGGCCCTCAAATTTCATTTGCCCAAGCACCTAGATTAGTTCGCTCGCAATCTACCAGTAAAAATGCGAAAGAATTAGGGGCAACTTACTACTTCACAATTGATGTTCCCGCATCAGCTAACTTACCGCTTCAGCAAATTAACTTAACTCTTAAACAGGGAGTTGAATATCCACGATTTAAAGCTAGAGCAGTAAATGCTTTTGAGGGTACGCCAAGAAATAAGGGGACAGAATTACCTCTAGGACTTATCGTTACAGATCCCCCTACCCGGACTCTCACGGTTGTTTTTGACTCACCGGTAGTCCCTGGGAAAGGAGTGACTATCGCTGTTCGACCCGTTAGAAATCCTTCTGTTGGTACTTATCAATTTGAGGCAACGGCATTTCCAGAAGGAGACACTGCTAAAGGGCAGTTTGCAGGCATTGGAAGATTCGATTTTTACAGAAGCTCCAAGTAA
- a CDS encoding DUF4212 domain-containing protein codes for MTSPRVPNYWRQNTALIRTLLIVWGLVSLVFSILLVQPLNNISIGNLPLGFWMAQQGSIFVFVALIFIYAKQMDKLDRQYNANPKQK; via the coding sequence ATGACCTCTCCCCGCGTGCCCAACTACTGGCGGCAAAATACTGCCCTGATTCGCACCCTGCTGATTGTATGGGGTTTAGTCTCTCTTGTTTTCAGTATTTTGCTAGTTCAGCCCCTCAACAACATTTCCATTGGTAATTTACCCCTTGGGTTTTGGATGGCTCAGCAGGGCTCCATCTTCGTATTTGTGGCCTTGATCTTTATCTATGCCAAGCAGATGGATAAGCTCGATCGCCAGTACAACGCCAACCCTAAGCAGAAGTGA